Proteins co-encoded in one Capnocytophaga ochracea DSM 7271 genomic window:
- a CDS encoding DUF4832 domain-containing protein, with product MKKYLLTFFVLLTTIISCQSKEDDVNNGGGTQSPTTKTSTTTSTTTPIPPVTPPAVPSLNQTVRYEGTNEVFLNPERGFLTHQDQGEGDWTLNADWVRQKRNQEGISLILTIYYMNNFREKDIPEYFLNRIRNNMRVIREGGSKVVLRFAYSKDQGDYYNGRGDTSWYWTERHLNQLAPIIRENADIIAVWEAGFVGVWGEWYYTNHYGFEPKENAGDYEARRKVLAKELSILPKDRMVCVRYPMAKIFTQNINVHTNLTEGNAYNGSDLSRIGFHNDCFLADAPNMGTYPNENYRKYMERETQYVVMGGETCTSPNSFTECSNALREMALYHWSYINMDFHEGTINSWKNRCMDDMKRKLGYRFALNYSKFTGNPVPGGRLQIELELKNEGFASPYNRRDVQIVLVRKGTSEKQVFKLNDDPRRWFAGKTVKVKADITLPQHLSKGLYDIYLNLPDPYQSLAHRPEYSIRLANKGIWEAQTGYNKLNTITIQ from the coding sequence ATGAAAAAATATCTTTTAACATTTTTTGTTTTACTAACCACCATAATCTCTTGCCAAAGCAAAGAAGATGACGTTAACAATGGAGGAGGTACACAGTCACCTACTACCAAAACCTCTACTACTACGTCTACTACCACCCCTATACCACCCGTTACACCCCCAGCAGTTCCTTCTCTCAATCAGACAGTGAGATATGAAGGTACTAATGAGGTGTTTTTAAATCCTGAAAGAGGTTTTTTAACCCATCAAGACCAAGGGGAAGGTGATTGGACACTTAATGCAGATTGGGTGAGACAAAAGCGAAATCAGGAGGGGATAAGTCTTATTCTCACGATTTATTATATGAATAACTTTCGGGAGAAAGACATTCCGGAGTACTTTTTAAATCGGATTCGGAATAATATGCGAGTCATTCGCGAAGGAGGCTCTAAGGTAGTTTTACGCTTTGCTTATTCAAAAGACCAAGGTGATTATTACAATGGTAGAGGAGATACCTCGTGGTATTGGACGGAAAGACACCTTAACCAATTGGCACCAATAATTCGTGAAAATGCTGATATCATAGCTGTATGGGAAGCAGGTTTTGTGGGTGTTTGGGGCGAATGGTATTACACCAATCATTACGGCTTTGAACCCAAAGAAAATGCAGGAGATTATGAAGCCCGCAGAAAAGTATTAGCAAAAGAATTGAGCATTTTACCTAAGGACAGAATGGTGTGTGTGCGCTACCCAATGGCAAAGATATTTACCCAAAACATCAATGTGCATACGAATCTTACAGAGGGAAATGCTTATAATGGCAGTGACTTATCACGCATAGGCTTCCATAACGATTGCTTTTTAGCTGATGCTCCTAATATGGGTACTTATCCTAATGAAAACTACCGCAAGTATATGGAGCGGGAGACCCAGTATGTGGTGATGGGCGGAGAGACTTGCACCTCGCCTAATAGTTTTACAGAATGTAGCAATGCTTTAAGAGAAATGGCTTTGTACCATTGGAGTTATATTAATATGGACTTTCACGAGGGTACTATTAATAGTTGGAAAAACAGGTGTATGGACGATATGAAAAGAAAATTAGGCTATCGTTTTGCACTTAATTACAGTAAATTTACGGGCAACCCAGTGCCTGGAGGACGTTTGCAAATAGAGCTTGAACTCAAAAATGAGGGCTTTGCTTCGCCGTATAATCGTCGTGATGTGCAGATTGTTTTAGTGAGAAAAGGCACTTCGGAAAAACAAGTATTTAAACTCAATGACGACCCTCGACGTTGGTTTGCAGGTAAGACTGTGAAAGTGAAAGCAGATATTACTTTACCTCAACATCTTTCCAAGGGGCTTTATGACATTTATTTGAATTTACCAGACCCTTACCAAAGTCTTGCTCATCGTCCGGAATACAGCATTCGTTTGGCTAACAAAGGCATATGGGAAGCTCAAACAGGTTACAACAAACTCAATACGATTACGATACAGTAA
- a CDS encoding cytochrome ubiquinol oxidase subunit I: protein METEILARVQFALTIAFHYIYPPLSIGLGLLMVAFKGIYLRTGKKEYDTLARFWTRIFSLTFGLGVATGIVMEFEFGTNWATYSRYVGDIFGSALAAEGVFAFALESTCLGIVLFGWNKVKPIWHFLATLGVFLGSMCSAIWIVIANSWQQTPAGYVIAGEGMQAKAVITDFWAMVFNPSSIDRIWHVWQGAFLAGIFLVLSVHAWYLLKGRHVEISKKAFKVTLIIGTIVCLLQLVSGHSSADGVAKNQPEKLAAMEGHFKTGSGDAYIIGWVDKKNEETHGLSIPKGLSYMVHFDGDAPVTGLDQYPVEDRPGQVNAVFQFYHIMVAIGMFLIALTLYASFLLWRGKLYNKRWLLHIFVWSVLLPQIGNQVGWFAAEMGRQPWIVYKLLRTSEALSKSVSANQILFAIILFTVIYIILFALFIYLMNKKIVHGIDEHETQEQLQTA, encoded by the coding sequence ATGGAGACAGAAATTTTAGCACGGGTGCAGTTCGCACTGACGATTGCTTTCCATTACATCTATCCGCCTTTAAGTATAGGGCTTGGACTACTAATGGTAGCCTTTAAAGGTATCTACCTACGCACTGGTAAAAAAGAGTACGACACGCTCGCCCGCTTCTGGACGCGCATCTTTTCACTTACCTTTGGCTTAGGAGTCGCTACAGGGATTGTAATGGAATTTGAATTTGGTACCAACTGGGCTACCTATTCGCGTTATGTAGGTGATATCTTCGGTAGTGCTTTGGCGGCTGAGGGTGTTTTTGCTTTCGCTTTAGAGAGTACCTGCCTTGGTATTGTACTTTTCGGTTGGAACAAAGTAAAGCCTATATGGCACTTCTTGGCTACCCTTGGGGTGTTCTTAGGTTCTATGTGTTCTGCTATCTGGATAGTAATAGCCAACAGCTGGCAACAAACCCCCGCAGGTTATGTAATTGCAGGTGAAGGTATGCAAGCCAAAGCCGTAATCACCGACTTTTGGGCGATGGTGTTCAATCCTTCGAGCATAGACCGTATATGGCACGTGTGGCAAGGAGCTTTCTTGGCTGGTATCTTCTTGGTATTGAGCGTTCACGCTTGGTATTTACTCAAAGGGCGCCACGTAGAAATCTCTAAAAAAGCCTTTAAAGTAACTCTTATCATCGGTACCATTGTGTGCTTGTTGCAATTGGTTTCAGGACACAGCTCAGCTGATGGTGTAGCTAAAAACCAGCCTGAGAAATTAGCTGCTATGGAAGGGCACTTCAAAACAGGCTCTGGCGATGCTTACATTATTGGTTGGGTAGATAAAAAGAATGAGGAAACTCACGGGTTGAGTATTCCTAAGGGGCTTTCGTATATGGTGCATTTTGACGGCGATGCTCCTGTAACAGGTCTTGACCAATATCCAGTGGAAGACCGTCCAGGACAAGTGAATGCTGTATTCCAATTCTATCATATAATGGTAGCTATTGGTATGTTTCTCATCGCACTCACTCTCTACGCTTCTTTCCTATTGTGGAGAGGCAAATTATACAACAAACGTTGGCTCTTGCACATTTTCGTATGGAGTGTACTATTGCCACAAATAGGTAATCAAGTAGGTTGGTTTGCAGCCGAAATGGGTCGCCAGCCTTGGATAGTGTACAAACTCTTGCGCACGAGCGAAGCCCTTTCTAAATCGGTATCGGCTAACCAAATACTCTTTGCGATTATCTTATTTACTGTTATTTATATCATCCTCTTCGCTCTATTCATCTACTTGATGAACAAGAAAATCGTTCACGGTATAGATGAACACGAAACTCAAGAACAATTACAAACAGCATAA
- a CDS encoding LolA family protein: MRRIFIVAFALFLGVFQAHSQQVDKAKKLLDEVYNKMVAYNNIYIDFKYNLDNIAENINQETKGNVTIAKNKYLLNYLGATKIYDGHKTYTIVPENEEVTIEKNTNDDNAITPSKMLTFYKKGYKYKWDIQQNVRGRKIQYVELKPQKANTDVKQILLGIDIQTKHIYNLIEIGKNGTKTTITVNTFKTNQPISNNIFKFDREKYKKDGYTISEL; this comes from the coding sequence ATGAGAAGAATATTTATTGTAGCTTTTGCTTTATTTTTAGGCGTATTTCAGGCACATAGCCAGCAAGTAGACAAGGCAAAAAAGCTATTGGACGAAGTGTACAACAAGATGGTTGCTTACAATAATATCTATATAGATTTTAAGTATAACCTCGATAATATTGCTGAGAATATCAATCAGGAAACCAAAGGTAATGTAACCATTGCCAAAAACAAGTATTTGCTGAATTATCTGGGGGCTACTAAAATATACGACGGTCATAAGACCTATACCATAGTACCCGAGAATGAAGAAGTAACCATAGAGAAAAACACCAATGACGACAATGCTATTACTCCTTCAAAAATGCTTACCTTCTATAAGAAAGGTTATAAGTACAAGTGGGATATACAGCAAAATGTGCGCGGGCGCAAAATACAATATGTAGAGCTAAAACCGCAGAAAGCTAATACTGATGTAAAGCAGATTCTGTTGGGGATAGATATACAAACTAAACACATCTACAACCTTATTGAAATAGGAAAGAACGGTACTAAAACCACTATCACAGTGAATACTTTTAAAACAAACCAGCCTATTTCGAACAATATCTTTAAATTCGACCGCGAGAAGTACAAAAAAGACGGCTATACTATCAGTGAATTATAG
- the rplU gene encoding 50S ribosomal protein L21 — MYAIVEIAGQQFKVSKDQKVFVHRLPNQEGEKVAFNNVLLLDNNGTITVGAPAINGASVEAKVLKHLKGDKVLVFKKKRRKGYKVKNGHRQFLTQIVIENIVASGAKTTQAKPKTEKAPVKSAKADDLKKIEGIGPKAAEALVAAGVDTFAKLAKKSVEEIKTILSETSSTLAHLDPQTWAAQAQLAADGKWDELKKWQDELNGGIVK; from the coding sequence ATGTATGCAATTGTAGAGATAGCAGGGCAACAATTTAAAGTTAGCAAAGACCAAAAAGTGTTTGTTCACCGTTTGCCTAATCAAGAGGGAGAGAAAGTAGCGTTTAATAACGTACTCCTTTTAGATAACAACGGAACCATCACCGTAGGCGCCCCAGCTATAAATGGAGCTTCCGTAGAAGCAAAGGTTTTGAAACATTTGAAAGGTGACAAAGTGCTCGTGTTCAAAAAGAAAAGACGTAAAGGTTACAAAGTTAAGAACGGACACCGTCAGTTCCTTACGCAAATTGTAATTGAGAACATCGTTGCAAGTGGTGCTAAAACTACCCAAGCAAAACCTAAGACAGAAAAAGCTCCTGTTAAGTCAGCAAAAGCTGATGATTTGAAAAAGATAGAAGGTATTGGGCCTAAAGCAGCAGAAGCCTTAGTAGCAGCAGGGGTAGACACCTTTGCTAAATTAGCTAAGAAATCAGTTGAAGAAATCAAAACCATTCTATCAGAAACAAGTTCAACCTTGGCACACTTAGACCCTCAAACTTGGGCAGCTCAAGCTCAATTAGCCGCTGACGGCAAATGGGACGAACTTAAAAAATGGCAAGACGAGTTGAACGGTGGTATCGTAAAATAA
- the rpmA gene encoding 50S ribosomal protein L27 has product MAHKKGVGSSKNGRESHSKRLGVKIFGGQVAIAGNIIVRQRGTQHNAGENVYIGKDHTLHAKIDGIVKFEKKRDNKSFVSVIPLES; this is encoded by the coding sequence ATGGCTCACAAAAAAGGTGTCGGTAGTTCTAAGAACGGTAGAGAATCTCACTCTAAACGCTTAGGTGTTAAAATTTTCGGTGGTCAAGTTGCCATCGCAGGAAACATTATTGTTAGACAACGCGGAACTCAACACAATGCTGGCGAGAATGTGTATATTGGTAAAGACCATACTTTGCACGCTAAAATCGATGGTATTGTTAAGTTCGAAAAGAAGAGAGATAACAAATCATTTGTTTCTGTTATTCCATTAGAATCATAA
- the cydB gene encoding cytochrome d ubiquinol oxidase subunit II codes for METFLGIDYPTWWFIIIGFLITGYAILDGFDFGAGAWHLFFDKKKERRVALNAIGPVWDGNEAWLVIGGAGIFAGFPLMYAELFSAMNTPFMLFLTFIIFRAVAIEVRGKEDSDRWRNTWDTVYSVCSIVLPVLLGVVIANVLQGLPLDENFQYTGGALFTFLTPYALLVGVMTLLLFMVHGGLYLLLKTHGDMHHRIEKRINYAYLGFLVVFTAVAIYSMLTPHLAENIANNTALKVFPALLLLSILSVAFFMKKKDYKKAFVGTILTIVFFMVVAALNLHPTFLRTTLETGNSITVYNAAASQKSLKIMLTITAIGAPLLLLYTYFAYKVFWGKVEIDENSY; via the coding sequence ATGGAAACATTTTTAGGAATCGACTACCCTACGTGGTGGTTCATCATTATAGGATTTTTGATTACAGGCTATGCTATTTTAGACGGCTTTGACTTCGGCGCTGGAGCGTGGCATTTGTTCTTCGATAAGAAAAAAGAACGCCGTGTAGCTCTAAACGCTATCGGACCAGTATGGGACGGTAATGAAGCGTGGTTAGTAATTGGGGGAGCAGGTATTTTCGCTGGTTTCCCACTAATGTATGCCGAATTGTTTTCGGCTATGAACACGCCTTTTATGCTTTTCCTCACCTTTATTATTTTTAGAGCGGTAGCTATTGAGGTACGCGGCAAAGAGGACAGCGACCGTTGGCGCAACACTTGGGATACCGTATATAGCGTGTGTAGCATCGTATTGCCTGTGCTCTTAGGCGTGGTAATAGCCAATGTACTACAAGGGCTTCCGTTAGACGAGAACTTTCAGTACACCGGAGGAGCGCTTTTTACTTTCCTTACCCCTTATGCATTACTTGTAGGTGTAATGACACTCTTGCTCTTTATGGTACACGGAGGTTTGTATTTGCTTCTCAAAACTCACGGAGATATGCACCACCGCATCGAGAAACGCATTAACTATGCATACCTCGGCTTTTTGGTAGTGTTTACAGCAGTAGCGATTTACAGTATGCTCACTCCTCATTTAGCTGAAAATATTGCTAATAACACTGCACTGAAAGTATTCCCTGCGTTATTGCTCCTCAGCATCTTAAGCGTAGCTTTCTTTATGAAGAAAAAAGACTATAAAAAGGCTTTTGTGGGTACTATTCTCACCATCGTTTTCTTTATGGTGGTAGCAGCACTGAATTTGCACCCTACTTTCTTGAGAACTACTTTAGAAACAGGCAATAGCATTACCGTATACAACGCAGCAGCTTCTCAAAAATCATTAAAGATTATGCTCACTATTACTGCGATAGGGGCGCCGTTATTGCTTCTCTACACTTATTTCGCCTACAAAGTATTCTGGGGCAAAGTAGAGATTGATGAAAACAGTTATTAA
- a CDS encoding glycoside hydrolase family 31 protein, whose product MKRIFAFITLCSSLWASAQQPTEITLLPNEQWWGGFTGVGKEMPYQPSERIYNLRTENFNNQSVPFLYSNQGRYIASGAPFAYQFKNGKILITPSRGEVSCHTAGTTLKSAYQAVSKQYFPPSGVIPPEVFFTKPQYNTWIELIYNQNEKDVLAYAKAILDNGMPTGVIMIDDNWQKDYGVWQFRPDKFPTPKEMINQLHQMGFKVMVWVCPFVSPDSQEYRFLRDKGYLVKKKGADTPAILDWWNGLSACYDLSNPEAFAYFVNMLKDLQKEYGIDGFKFDAGDPERYLAEDVDVFDQKSYDTEQTYLWGKLGLEFPYNEFRACWKLGGQALVQRLGDKSYSWDGVARLVPDMIAAGLNGYAFACPDMIGGGEYGSFLNVDPTKFNQKLIVRSCQIHSMMPMMQFSVAPWRILSKENLAICIKYAKWHEQLGDYIITEAKKSAQTGEPIVRSMEYAFPHQGFANCKDQYMLGNKYLVAPVMTESDVRTVKLPKGTWQDEQGKKYKGGKAYTLKVPLERLPYFVKIK is encoded by the coding sequence ATGAAAAGAATATTTGCTTTTATTACTTTGTGTAGTTCGCTATGGGCGAGTGCACAACAGCCCACTGAAATCACCCTACTACCCAATGAACAATGGTGGGGTGGCTTTACGGGCGTAGGCAAAGAGATGCCTTACCAACCATCGGAGCGTATTTACAACTTGCGCACCGAGAATTTTAACAACCAATCAGTGCCCTTTCTGTACTCTAATCAAGGGCGTTATATCGCTTCAGGAGCTCCTTTTGCTTATCAATTTAAAAACGGAAAGATACTTATCACTCCTTCACGGGGTGAGGTGAGTTGCCACACAGCAGGTACTACCCTCAAAAGTGCCTATCAGGCAGTGAGTAAACAATATTTCCCACCTTCAGGGGTAATCCCCCCCGAAGTGTTCTTTACCAAACCACAATACAACACTTGGATAGAACTTATTTACAATCAGAACGAAAAAGACGTTTTAGCCTACGCCAAAGCCATTCTGGACAACGGAATGCCAACGGGAGTAATAATGATTGATGACAACTGGCAAAAAGACTATGGCGTATGGCAATTTCGCCCCGATAAGTTTCCTACACCTAAGGAAATGATAAACCAGCTCCACCAAATGGGCTTCAAAGTAATGGTATGGGTATGCCCATTTGTATCACCCGATAGCCAAGAATACCGCTTTTTGCGCGACAAAGGCTATTTAGTGAAGAAAAAAGGAGCTGACACCCCTGCTATCCTCGATTGGTGGAATGGGCTCAGCGCTTGCTATGACCTCAGCAATCCCGAAGCCTTTGCCTACTTTGTGAATATGCTTAAAGACCTACAAAAAGAATACGGCATCGATGGATTTAAGTTTGATGCAGGTGACCCAGAGCGCTATTTGGCGGAAGATGTAGACGTTTTCGACCAAAAATCTTACGATACTGAACAGACCTATCTCTGGGGTAAATTAGGTTTAGAATTCCCTTACAACGAGTTCCGCGCTTGCTGGAAATTGGGCGGACAGGCTTTGGTACAGCGTTTGGGGGACAAGAGTTACTCTTGGGACGGTGTAGCCCGTTTAGTCCCCGATATGATAGCCGCAGGACTCAACGGTTATGCATTCGCTTGCCCCGATATGATAGGCGGAGGGGAATACGGCAGTTTCTTGAATGTAGACCCTACTAAGTTCAATCAGAAGCTCATAGTGCGCTCTTGCCAAATACATTCGATGATGCCTATGATGCAATTCTCAGTAGCTCCTTGGCGCATTCTATCGAAAGAGAATTTGGCTATCTGTATCAAATACGCCAAATGGCACGAACAATTAGGCGACTATATCATAACCGAAGCTAAAAAATCGGCACAAACAGGAGAACCTATTGTACGCAGTATGGAATATGCTTTTCCTCATCAGGGGTTTGCTAATTGCAAAGACCAATATATGCTGGGCAATAAGTATTTAGTAGCACCCGTAATGACCGAAAGCGATGTTCGCACGGTAAAACTCCCCAAAGGCACTTGGCAGGATGAACAAGGCAAAAAGTACAAAGGAGGCAAAGCATACACCCTAAAAGTACCTTTGGAGCGATTGCCTTATTTTGTAAAGATTAAGTAA
- a CDS encoding LptF/LptG family permease — MKILDRYIITQFLTNFLGALSILVLIFVFHTIFTYIDELAGRGLELWIIFKFLIYFIPQLIPIIMPLAVVIASIMTFGAFAENYEFAAMKASGISLMRVMRPLIILMALLSLGTFFLANNVIPVAYREVYTLRSNIAKVKPAMAIAEGVFSNIGEDISIKVGKKRGDNDEFLENVLIHKKTPDKVNRTVINAKRGELKSSKTNSNFLQLILEDGTYYEDIKTNSYEAQQKEPFAKVYFKKYIINLDLSHLNNVDFNEKTDATTYRMMNVGQLNYAIDSLRTDFKQNITDYGNNMFRRTGFSVAPSTSLSSEVKKQEKPKPAKEITSVRELFNKLNNTQKSMVLDMAINTNQAQLDNVEFRQSDLEYRYKLMNLHILNLSDKFALTVACFVLFFVAAPLGAFIRKGGIGMPLVIAMILFLAYYFIGMFMKNIAENNTINPALAPWIPALILLPLGIYLTTRVTTDKEVFNFPITNKLMRFVEGKVKEIKGKIKKNK, encoded by the coding sequence ATGAAGATATTAGACCGCTACATTATCACTCAGTTCCTTACTAACTTTTTAGGAGCACTCTCTATACTTGTTCTTATCTTTGTATTCCACACAATCTTTACATACATTGATGAGCTAGCGGGGCGTGGTTTGGAGTTATGGATTATATTCAAGTTTCTAATCTATTTTATTCCGCAACTTATCCCTATCATTATGCCCTTGGCAGTGGTAATAGCCTCTATTATGACCTTTGGGGCATTTGCCGAAAACTATGAGTTTGCTGCGATGAAAGCCTCAGGTATTTCGCTAATGCGCGTAATGCGTCCGCTGATTATACTGATGGCATTACTGAGTTTAGGCACTTTCTTTTTAGCCAATAATGTAATTCCAGTAGCTTATCGCGAGGTGTATACCCTTAGATCGAACATTGCCAAAGTGAAACCTGCTATGGCTATAGCCGAAGGTGTATTCTCTAACATAGGGGAGGATATAAGCATAAAAGTAGGAAAAAAAAGAGGTGATAATGACGAGTTTTTAGAGAATGTGCTTATTCACAAAAAGACTCCCGATAAAGTAAATCGCACTGTAATCAATGCCAAGCGAGGAGAACTCAAGAGTTCTAAGACTAATAGCAACTTCTTACAGCTTATTTTGGAAGACGGGACTTATTACGAGGATATTAAAACCAACTCTTATGAAGCCCAACAAAAAGAACCTTTTGCCAAGGTATACTTTAAAAAATACATCATCAATCTTGACCTTTCGCATTTGAACAATGTAGATTTTAACGAGAAAACCGATGCTACTACCTATCGTATGATGAATGTAGGACAGCTTAATTACGCTATCGACTCACTCCGCACCGATTTCAAGCAGAATATTACTGACTATGGTAATAATATGTTTCGCCGTACAGGTTTCTCAGTAGCTCCTTCTACATCTCTTTCTTCCGAAGTTAAAAAACAAGAGAAACCTAAACCTGCTAAGGAGATTACTTCGGTGAGAGAGCTCTTTAACAAACTGAACAACACACAAAAATCAATGGTACTTGATATGGCTATCAATACCAACCAAGCTCAGTTAGACAATGTGGAGTTCCGGCAAAGCGACCTTGAATATCGCTATAAGCTAATGAACTTACACATTTTAAATCTCAGCGATAAGTTTGCTCTTACGGTAGCTTGTTTTGTGCTCTTTTTCGTAGCGGCACCTTTAGGAGCTTTCATTCGCAAAGGAGGGATTGGAATGCCTTTGGTAATAGCAATGATACTGTTCTTAGCTTATTATTTTATAGGAATGTTTATGAAAAATATAGCTGAGAACAACACAATTAACCCAGCCTTAGCACCGTGGATACCCGCTTTGATACTTCTGCCTTTGGGTATTTATCTCACTACAAGGGTTACTACTGATAAAGAAGTGTTCAATTTCCCTATTACCAATAAACTAATGCGATTTGTAGAAGGCAAAGTGAAAGAAATAAAAGGGAAAATTAAAAAGAACAAGTAA